The proteins below are encoded in one region of Apium graveolens cultivar Ventura chromosome 4, ASM990537v1, whole genome shotgun sequence:
- the LOC141717445 gene encoding respiratory burst oxidase homolog protein C-like, whose translation MGTEGGGGGGGGDSYFKKHFHQHHHSDTEVISSDKVTFSGPLSGPLNQRAGRKSARFGSSADASSKISNSPDDDYVEVTIDVRDDSLAVHSVKTAAGADLEDQELTLLARRLEKRSSFGSSVARSASMKIRQVSQELKRLASLTKKTHAGKLDRSKSAAALALKGLKFISKTDGGSGWAAVEKRFDELTSTTTGLLPRALFGQCIGMNKESKEFAGELFDALTRRRNITGELINKAELKEFWEQISDQSFDSRLRTFFDMVDKDADGRITEDEVREIISLSASANKLSNIQKQADEYAALIMEELDPDNVGYIMIENLEMLLLQVPNQPVRGGESKLLSQMLSQKLKPTHDHNIVQRSFRDFKYFLLDNWRRAWVLALWIGVMAGLFAYKYVQYKHRAAYEVIGFCVCLAKGSAETLKLNMALILLPVCRNTITWLRNKTKLGMAVPFDDNLNFHKVIAVGIAVGIGIHAISHLACDFPRLLQASEEKYELMKPFFGEEQPTSYWHFVKEIEGVTGIIMVVLMAIAFTLATPWLRRGRLNLPNFLKKFTGFNAFWYSHHLFVIVYALLIVHGIRLYLTHEWYKKTTWMYLAVPVTLYAGERLVRVFRSSIKPVKILKVAVYPGNVLAIHMSKPQGFRYKSGQYMFVNCAAVSPFEWHPFSITSAPGDDYLSVHIRTLGDWTRQLKTVFSEVCQPPPTGKSGLLRADRIQGENNPNFPRVLIDGPYGAPAQDYKKYDVVLLVGLGIGATPMISIVKDIVNNMKGMEEDEAALEDGTTNIANNNSPTTTSSLNTSKGKSGSVSGNHFKTRKAYFYWVTREQGSFDWFKGVMNEVAETDKNGVIEMHNYCTSVYEEGDARSALITMLQSINHAKNGVDIVSGTRVKSHFAKPNWRNVYKRIALNHTNSRIGVFYCGAPPPVKELRQLAADFTHKTSTKFDFHKENF comes from the exons ATGGGCACGGAAGGTGGCGGTGGTGGTGGTGGCGGTGACAGTTATTTCAAGAAACATTTTCACCAGCATCACCATTCTGATACAGAGGTCATAAGCAGTGACAAGGTAACATTTAGCGGCCCGCTGAGCGGGCCGCTGAACCAGCGAGCTGGAAGAAAGAGTGCAAGGTTTGGCAGCTCAGCTGATGCCAGTAGCAAGATTAGTAACAGTCCTGATGATGATTATGTCGAGGTCACGATCGATGTTCGTGATGATTCACTGGCTGTTCACAGTGTCAAGACTGCTGCTGGAGCTGACTTGGAAGATCAGGAGCTTACTTTGTTAGCCAGAAGATTGGAGAAAAGGTCATCTTTTGGATCTTCAGTAGCGAGAAGTGCTTCTATGAAAATCAGGCAAGTTTCTCAGGAGCTCAAGCGTTTGGCCTCGCTTACTAAAAAAACTCATGCAGGAAAGCTGGATAGAAGTAAATCTGCAGCTGCCTTGGCTCTCAAGGGTCTTAAATTTATTAGCAAGACTGATGGTGGTTCTGGTTGGGCCGCGGTGGAGAAGCGGTTTGATGAACTTACCTCCACCACTACTGGATTGCTACCTCGTGCACTCTTTGGGCAATGCATAG GGATGAATAAGGAGTCTAAAGAGTTTGCTGGAGAGCTTTTCGATGCATTGACCCGGAGGAGGAACATAACAGGAGAATTGATCAACAAAGCAGAGTTAAAAGAGTTCTGGGAACAAATTTCTGATCAGAGTTTTGACTCAAGGCTTCGAACCTTTTTTGACAT GGTTGATAAAGACGCGGATGGGCGAATAACAGAGGACGAAGTCAGAGAG ATTATCAGCCTCAGTGCCTCTGCAAACAAATTGTCGAATATCCAAAAACAAGCAGATGAATATGCAGCACTGATCATGGAAGAGTTAGACCCGGACAATGTTGGTTACATCATG ATTGAAAACTTGGAGATGCTTTTGTTACAAGTTCCTAACCAACCTGTAAGAGGAGGTGAAAGCAAACTTTTAAGCCAAATGCTGAGCCAGAAGCTCAAGCCCACACATGATCATAATATAGTTCAGAGAAGTTTTCGAGATTTCAAGTACTTTCTGTTAGATAATTGGCGAAGAGCTTGGGTGTTGGCGCTATGGATAGGAGTGATGGCTGGTTTATTTGCTTACAAGTATGTGCAGTATAAACACAGAGCTGCATACGAAGTGATCGGTTTTTGTGTTTGTTTAGCTAAGGGTTCAGCTGAGACACTCAAGCTAAACATGGCACTAATATTACTACCAGTTTGTCGGAACACCATCACTTGGCTAAGGAATAAAACCAAACTGGGCATGGCTGTTCCGTTTGACGACAACCTCAATTTCCACAAA GTTATAGCAGTTGGAATTGCGGTAGGCATTGGGATTCATGCAATTTCCCATTTAGCTTGCGATTTTCCGCGCCTTCTTCAAGCAAGTGAGGAAAAGTATGAGTTAATGAAGCCATTCTTTGGGGAAGAACAACCTACAAGCTACTGGCATTTTGTAAAGGAAATAGAAGGAGTCACTGGGATTATCATGGTAGTGTTAATGGCAATAGCCTTCACACTCGCTACCCCATGGTTAAGGCGAGGCAGACTAAACCTACCCAACTTTTTGAAGAAGTTCACTGGATTCAATGCTTTCTGGTATTCACATCACCTATTTGTGATAGTTTACGCACTCCTCATAGTTCACGGTATCAGACTTTACTTGACCCATGAGTGGTACAAGAAAACG ACATGGATGTATTTGGCAGTTCCTGTCACACTATATGCAGGCGAGAGATTGGTAAGGGTCTTTAGATCGAGCATCAAACCTGTCAAAATACTTAAG GTGGCGGTTTATCCCGGAAATGTTTTGGCCATTCACATGTCAAAGCCTCAGGGATTCAGATATAAGAGTGGGCAATACATGTTTGTCAATTGTGCAGCAGTTTCACCATTTGAATG GCATCCATTTTCCATTACATCTGCCCCCGGAGACGACTATCTAAGTGTTCATATTCGAACTCTTGGTGACTGGACACGACAACTGAAGACTGTTTTCTCAGAG GTATGCCAACCACCACCTACTGGGAAAAGTGGACTTCTAAGAGCTGATCGCATTCAGGGAGAAAACAATCCCAA CTTTCCAAGAGTCTTGATTGATGGACCATATGGGGCACCAGCACAAGACTACAAAAAATATGATGTGGTTTTGCTGGTAGGGTTGGGAATAGGAGCAACACCAATGATCAGTATTGTGAAAGACATAGTGAACAACATGAAGGGAATGGAGGAAGATGAAGCTGCCTTAGAGGATGGGACGACTAACATTGCTAACAACAATTCCCCGACAACTACTAGTTCTCTAAATACTTCAAAAGGAAAATCAGGGTCTGTAAGTGGTAACCACTTCAAAACAAGGAAGGCTTACTTTTATTGGGTAACAAGAGAACAAGGATCATTTGACTGGTTCAAAGGGGTTATGAATGAGGTTGCTGAAACTGATAAAAATGGAGTGATTGAAATGCATAATTACTGCACTAGTGTTTATGAAGAAGGGGATGCCAGGTCAGCTCTTATTACTATGCTTCAGTCCATAAACCATGCAAAGAATGGTGTTGACATTGTGTCCGGCACTCGGGTTAAGTCACACTTTGCAAAACCTAATTGGCGCAATGTCTACAAACGCATTGCTCTCAACCATACAAATAGCCGAATTG GTGTATTTTATTGCGGGGCTCCACCACCTGTAAAAGAGTTGAGGCAGCTGGCGGCAGATTTCACACACAAGACCTCCACCAAATTTGATTTTCACAAAGAGAACTTTTGA
- the LOC141717446 gene encoding uncharacterized protein LOC141717446 isoform X3, which translates to MIPLHILSSASVTHQDLKLSSILSENVLYSWKGDDKDFTRKVIMIGSNFVQKLDSATKEALMDAAEKCVSVEFVLLEQKLSHLCDLPGTINNFDQQISELENCSFRAFFPDGNVFRVLVKQWLQGLKDDSEEQLQAQFIFKGDLVGSLKQINCNLSSFYSPMIDGFTPCQTCRCHGVPLDDRHEDKNKRSCPLTCNNLESPDIYDNSVKVGEQTVLFMPSFWCCLKLQQVSSHVDFKVIERTNLGSLSEGFIFGPSYVVTPSSCPESEDIDKSELNAQIFQGLCSVLHSLDQGLVCSSNCNIETMKQTSFQCYYILLPSDKGQMLLRRLAGSEEVVPIFDFQQLRTSAAKEIEDSVRTSLLKVFFSLSFSLICKQIEARDYNPVLHERGFHQKLNVLVKESLQFGSLPENLKETSHESISTQRNSPIEIGLLKQDADIVIMEEELPQLELKFEEDKNSEHVAKKWEHLPGNRSPKISSVEETQQLKQAADIIPNKEEITQVDPKAREDNMTARIAEEWEKLIVNEIPKRHSPTCIAKPAFDQTVFSLPDIGSRNPDEKTSRILERLEVPRQMRKKLASPKVSSGVITEECVLIKKPLIPFGPAHAADQGTVGSQSSQPMKPNFQRLKRKLR; encoded by the exons ATGATTCCCTTGCATATTTTAAGCAGCGCCAGTGTCACGCACCAAG ATTTGAAACTCTCAAGCATCCTGAGTGAAAATGTATTGTACTCATGGAAAGGCGACGACAAGGATTTTACCAGAAAAGTCATTATGATCGGCTCCAATTTTGTACAAAAATTAGACTCTGCTACTAAAGAAGCACTTATG GATGCAGCGGAGAAGTGCGTCTCAGTGGAGTTTGTTTTGCTTGAGCAGAAATTAAGCCATCTCTGTGATCTACCTGGAACTATCAATAACTTTGATCAGCAAATCAGTGAACTTGAAAATTGCTCATTCCGAGCATTCTTTCCAG ATGGAAATGTATTCCGCGTACTGGTAAAACAATGGCTACAAGGCTTGAAGGATGACTCGGAAGAACAACTACAAGCTCAGTTCATTTTCAAGGGAGATCTTGTAGGTTCTCTGAAGCAGATAAATTGCAACTTGAGCTCATTCTACAGTCCCATGATTGACGGATTCACACCCTGTCAG ACATGCAGGTGTCATGGCGTGCCATTAGATGACAGACATGAAGATAAAAACAAGAGGTCTTGCCCACTTACATGCAATAATCTAGAATCCCCGGATATATATGACAATTCTGTGAAGGTTGGCGAACAAACTGTTCTGTTTATGCCCTCTTTCTGGTGCTGTTTGAAGCTTCAGCAAGTATCTTCACATGTTGATTTCAAGGTTATTGAGAGAACTAATTTAGGATCTTTAAGTGAAG GTTTTATATTCGGGCCTTCCTACGTTGTAACTCCATCAAGTTGTCCAGAGTCCGAGGATATTGACAAGTCGGAGCTAAATGCTCAAA TTTTCCAAGGACTTTGTAGTGTGCTACATTCTCTGGACCAAGGTCTGGTTTGCTCTTCAAATTGTAATATAGAAACGATGAAGCAGACTTCCTTTCAGTGCTATTATATATTGTTACCTTCAGACAAAGGACAGATGCTTCTCAGG CGGCTAGCAGGATCAGAGGAAGTCGTGCCTATCTTCGACTTCCAACAGTTAAGAACTTCAGCAGCAAAAGAGATTGAAGACTCTGTACGAACCTCTTTGCTGAAGGTTTTTTTTTCTCTTTCATTTTCTTTGATTTGTAAGCAG ATCGAAGCAAGAGACTACAATCCTGTCCTGCATGAGAGAGGATTCCATCAAAAACTGAACGTGCTTGTAAAGGAAAGTCTACAATTCGG CTCATTACCTGAAAACTTGAAAGAAACAAGCCATGAATCTATCTCTACCCAGCGAAATTCTCCAATAGAGATTGGGTTATTAAAGCAAGATGCTGATATTGTAATCATGGAAGAGGAACTACCTCAATTAGAGTTGAAATTCGAAGAAGATAAAAATTCTGAGCATGTTGCTAAGAAGTGGGAACATCTACCTGGAAACAGAAGCCCAAAGATAAGTTCGGTAGAAGAGACCCAACAACTAAAGCAAGCTGCTGATATTATACCTAATAAAGAGGAAATAACACAGGTGGATCCTAAGGCCAGAGAAGACAATATGACCGCACGTATTGCAGAAGAGTGGGAAAAGTTAATTGTTAATGAGATCCCCAAGAGACATTCTCCCACTTGCATTGCGAAGCCTGCGTTTGACCAGACTGTTTTTTCATTACCAGATATTGGTAGTAGAAATCCAGATGAAAAAACTTCAAGAATACTAGAAAGACTGGAGGTACCAAGACAAATGAGGAAAAAACTAGCTTCACCTAAAGTCTCAAGCGGCGTCATTACAGAAGAATGTGTGTTGATAAAAAAACCTCTCATTCCATTTGGACCAGCTCATGCTGCGGATCAGGGCACAGTAGGAAGCCAGTCCAGCCAGCCAATGAAACCCAATTTCCAGAGGCTAAAGAGAAAACTGAGATAA
- the LOC141717446 gene encoding uncharacterized protein LOC141717446 isoform X1, which translates to MLCFVLDLRSLSPPLLGDIKQSLLQLANFYAISSSIGVRPHSKPLPNRLGLCYINNNRISGSSELKVAYVPRGDFSLRDFHHAVTSLPSDVFMPTYKSSGDVSCEDLKLSSILSENVLYSWKGDDKDFTRKVIMIGSNFVQKLDSATKEALMDAAEKCVSVEFVLLEQKLSHLCDLPGTINNFDQQISELENCSFRAFFPDGNVFRVLVKQWLQGLKDDSEEQLQAQFIFKGDLVGSLKQINCNLSSFYSPMIDGFTPCQTCRCHGVPLDDRHEDKNKRSCPLTCNNLESPDIYDNSVKVGEQTVLFMPSFWCCLKLQQVSSHVDFKVIERTNLGSLSEGFIFGPSYVVTPSSCPESEDIDKSELNAQIFQGLCSVLHSLDQGLVCSSNCNIETMKQTSFQCYYILLPSDKGQMLLRRLAGSEEVVPIFDFQQLRTSAAKEIEDSVRTSLLKVFFSLSFSLICKQIEARDYNPVLHERGFHQKLNVLVKESLQFGSLPENLKETSHESISTQRNSPIEIGLLKQDADIVIMEEELPQLELKFEEDKNSEHVAKKWEHLPGNRSPKISSVEETQQLKQAADIIPNKEEITQVDPKAREDNMTARIAEEWEKLIVNEIPKRHSPTCIAKPAFDQTVFSLPDIGSRNPDEKTSRILERLEVPRQMRKKLASPKVSSGVITEECVLIKKPLIPFGPAHAADQGTVGSQSSQPMKPNFQRLKRKLR; encoded by the exons atgctGTGCTTCGTACTGGATCTCCGCAGTTTGTCACCTCCTTTACTTGGAGACATCAAACAG TCATTATTGCAATTGGCGAATTTCTATGCCATCTCGTCTTCTATAGGTGTACGGCCTCACTCGAAGCCTCTTCCTAATCGATTAGGGCTTTGTTATATCAATAACAATCGAATTTCTGGCTCCAGTGAG CTGAAGGTTGCATATGTTCCAAGAGGAGACTTCAGTCTTCGTGATTTCCACCATGCCGTCACTAGTCTCCCTTCTGATGTCTTCATGCCTACATATAAGAGTTCTGGAGATGTGTCTTGTGAAG ATTTGAAACTCTCAAGCATCCTGAGTGAAAATGTATTGTACTCATGGAAAGGCGACGACAAGGATTTTACCAGAAAAGTCATTATGATCGGCTCCAATTTTGTACAAAAATTAGACTCTGCTACTAAAGAAGCACTTATG GATGCAGCGGAGAAGTGCGTCTCAGTGGAGTTTGTTTTGCTTGAGCAGAAATTAAGCCATCTCTGTGATCTACCTGGAACTATCAATAACTTTGATCAGCAAATCAGTGAACTTGAAAATTGCTCATTCCGAGCATTCTTTCCAG ATGGAAATGTATTCCGCGTACTGGTAAAACAATGGCTACAAGGCTTGAAGGATGACTCGGAAGAACAACTACAAGCTCAGTTCATTTTCAAGGGAGATCTTGTAGGTTCTCTGAAGCAGATAAATTGCAACTTGAGCTCATTCTACAGTCCCATGATTGACGGATTCACACCCTGTCAG ACATGCAGGTGTCATGGCGTGCCATTAGATGACAGACATGAAGATAAAAACAAGAGGTCTTGCCCACTTACATGCAATAATCTAGAATCCCCGGATATATATGACAATTCTGTGAAGGTTGGCGAACAAACTGTTCTGTTTATGCCCTCTTTCTGGTGCTGTTTGAAGCTTCAGCAAGTATCTTCACATGTTGATTTCAAGGTTATTGAGAGAACTAATTTAGGATCTTTAAGTGAAG GTTTTATATTCGGGCCTTCCTACGTTGTAACTCCATCAAGTTGTCCAGAGTCCGAGGATATTGACAAGTCGGAGCTAAATGCTCAAA TTTTCCAAGGACTTTGTAGTGTGCTACATTCTCTGGACCAAGGTCTGGTTTGCTCTTCAAATTGTAATATAGAAACGATGAAGCAGACTTCCTTTCAGTGCTATTATATATTGTTACCTTCAGACAAAGGACAGATGCTTCTCAGG CGGCTAGCAGGATCAGAGGAAGTCGTGCCTATCTTCGACTTCCAACAGTTAAGAACTTCAGCAGCAAAAGAGATTGAAGACTCTGTACGAACCTCTTTGCTGAAGGTTTTTTTTTCTCTTTCATTTTCTTTGATTTGTAAGCAG ATCGAAGCAAGAGACTACAATCCTGTCCTGCATGAGAGAGGATTCCATCAAAAACTGAACGTGCTTGTAAAGGAAAGTCTACAATTCGG CTCATTACCTGAAAACTTGAAAGAAACAAGCCATGAATCTATCTCTACCCAGCGAAATTCTCCAATAGAGATTGGGTTATTAAAGCAAGATGCTGATATTGTAATCATGGAAGAGGAACTACCTCAATTAGAGTTGAAATTCGAAGAAGATAAAAATTCTGAGCATGTTGCTAAGAAGTGGGAACATCTACCTGGAAACAGAAGCCCAAAGATAAGTTCGGTAGAAGAGACCCAACAACTAAAGCAAGCTGCTGATATTATACCTAATAAAGAGGAAATAACACAGGTGGATCCTAAGGCCAGAGAAGACAATATGACCGCACGTATTGCAGAAGAGTGGGAAAAGTTAATTGTTAATGAGATCCCCAAGAGACATTCTCCCACTTGCATTGCGAAGCCTGCGTTTGACCAGACTGTTTTTTCATTACCAGATATTGGTAGTAGAAATCCAGATGAAAAAACTTCAAGAATACTAGAAAGACTGGAGGTACCAAGACAAATGAGGAAAAAACTAGCTTCACCTAAAGTCTCAAGCGGCGTCATTACAGAAGAATGTGTGTTGATAAAAAAACCTCTCATTCCATTTGGACCAGCTCATGCTGCGGATCAGGGCACAGTAGGAAGCCAGTCCAGCCAGCCAATGAAACCCAATTTCCAGAGGCTAAAGAGAAAACTGAGATAA
- the LOC141717446 gene encoding uncharacterized protein LOC141717446 isoform X2, which yields MLCFVLDLRSLSPPLLGDIKQSLLQLANFYAISSSIGVRPHSKPLPNRLGLCYINNNRISGSSELKVAYVPRGDFSLRDFHHAVTSLPSDVFMPTYKSSGDVSCEDLKLSSILSENVLYSWKGDDKDFTRKVIMIGSNFVQKLDSATKEALMDAAEKCVSVEFVLLEQKLSHLCDLPGTINNFDQQISELENCSFRAFFPDGNVFRVLVKQWLQGLKDDSEEQLQAQFIFKGDLVGSLKQINCNLSSFYSPMIDGFTPCQTCRCHGVPLDDRHEDKNKRSCPLTCNNLESPDIYDNSVKVGEQTVLFMPSFWCCLKLQQVSSHVDFKVIERTNLGSLSEGFIFGPSYVVTPSSCPESEDIDKSELNAQIFQGLCSVLHSLDQGLVCSSNCNIETMKQTSFQCYYILLPSDKGQMLLRRLAGSEEVVPIFDFQQLRTSAAKEIEDSVRTSLLKIEARDYNPVLHERGFHQKLNVLVKESLQFGSLPENLKETSHESISTQRNSPIEIGLLKQDADIVIMEEELPQLELKFEEDKNSEHVAKKWEHLPGNRSPKISSVEETQQLKQAADIIPNKEEITQVDPKAREDNMTARIAEEWEKLIVNEIPKRHSPTCIAKPAFDQTVFSLPDIGSRNPDEKTSRILERLEVPRQMRKKLASPKVSSGVITEECVLIKKPLIPFGPAHAADQGTVGSQSSQPMKPNFQRLKRKLR from the exons atgctGTGCTTCGTACTGGATCTCCGCAGTTTGTCACCTCCTTTACTTGGAGACATCAAACAG TCATTATTGCAATTGGCGAATTTCTATGCCATCTCGTCTTCTATAGGTGTACGGCCTCACTCGAAGCCTCTTCCTAATCGATTAGGGCTTTGTTATATCAATAACAATCGAATTTCTGGCTCCAGTGAG CTGAAGGTTGCATATGTTCCAAGAGGAGACTTCAGTCTTCGTGATTTCCACCATGCCGTCACTAGTCTCCCTTCTGATGTCTTCATGCCTACATATAAGAGTTCTGGAGATGTGTCTTGTGAAG ATTTGAAACTCTCAAGCATCCTGAGTGAAAATGTATTGTACTCATGGAAAGGCGACGACAAGGATTTTACCAGAAAAGTCATTATGATCGGCTCCAATTTTGTACAAAAATTAGACTCTGCTACTAAAGAAGCACTTATG GATGCAGCGGAGAAGTGCGTCTCAGTGGAGTTTGTTTTGCTTGAGCAGAAATTAAGCCATCTCTGTGATCTACCTGGAACTATCAATAACTTTGATCAGCAAATCAGTGAACTTGAAAATTGCTCATTCCGAGCATTCTTTCCAG ATGGAAATGTATTCCGCGTACTGGTAAAACAATGGCTACAAGGCTTGAAGGATGACTCGGAAGAACAACTACAAGCTCAGTTCATTTTCAAGGGAGATCTTGTAGGTTCTCTGAAGCAGATAAATTGCAACTTGAGCTCATTCTACAGTCCCATGATTGACGGATTCACACCCTGTCAG ACATGCAGGTGTCATGGCGTGCCATTAGATGACAGACATGAAGATAAAAACAAGAGGTCTTGCCCACTTACATGCAATAATCTAGAATCCCCGGATATATATGACAATTCTGTGAAGGTTGGCGAACAAACTGTTCTGTTTATGCCCTCTTTCTGGTGCTGTTTGAAGCTTCAGCAAGTATCTTCACATGTTGATTTCAAGGTTATTGAGAGAACTAATTTAGGATCTTTAAGTGAAG GTTTTATATTCGGGCCTTCCTACGTTGTAACTCCATCAAGTTGTCCAGAGTCCGAGGATATTGACAAGTCGGAGCTAAATGCTCAAA TTTTCCAAGGACTTTGTAGTGTGCTACATTCTCTGGACCAAGGTCTGGTTTGCTCTTCAAATTGTAATATAGAAACGATGAAGCAGACTTCCTTTCAGTGCTATTATATATTGTTACCTTCAGACAAAGGACAGATGCTTCTCAGG CGGCTAGCAGGATCAGAGGAAGTCGTGCCTATCTTCGACTTCCAACAGTTAAGAACTTCAGCAGCAAAAGAGATTGAAGACTCTGTACGAACCTCTTTGCTGAAG ATCGAAGCAAGAGACTACAATCCTGTCCTGCATGAGAGAGGATTCCATCAAAAACTGAACGTGCTTGTAAAGGAAAGTCTACAATTCGG CTCATTACCTGAAAACTTGAAAGAAACAAGCCATGAATCTATCTCTACCCAGCGAAATTCTCCAATAGAGATTGGGTTATTAAAGCAAGATGCTGATATTGTAATCATGGAAGAGGAACTACCTCAATTAGAGTTGAAATTCGAAGAAGATAAAAATTCTGAGCATGTTGCTAAGAAGTGGGAACATCTACCTGGAAACAGAAGCCCAAAGATAAGTTCGGTAGAAGAGACCCAACAACTAAAGCAAGCTGCTGATATTATACCTAATAAAGAGGAAATAACACAGGTGGATCCTAAGGCCAGAGAAGACAATATGACCGCACGTATTGCAGAAGAGTGGGAAAAGTTAATTGTTAATGAGATCCCCAAGAGACATTCTCCCACTTGCATTGCGAAGCCTGCGTTTGACCAGACTGTTTTTTCATTACCAGATATTGGTAGTAGAAATCCAGATGAAAAAACTTCAAGAATACTAGAAAGACTGGAGGTACCAAGACAAATGAGGAAAAAACTAGCTTCACCTAAAGTCTCAAGCGGCGTCATTACAGAAGAATGTGTGTTGATAAAAAAACCTCTCATTCCATTTGGACCAGCTCATGCTGCGGATCAGGGCACAGTAGGAAGCCAGTCCAGCCAGCCAATGAAACCCAATTTCCAGAGGCTAAAGAGAAAACTGAGATAA